A stretch of Streptomyces vietnamensis DNA encodes these proteins:
- a CDS encoding Lrp/AsnC family transcriptional regulator, with protein MLILDELDRALIHALHVDARAPFTLVADVLGSSTQTVARRYRRLHAEAGLRVVALPNPRSAHTDQWFLRLTAATRTAHDLAAALARRPDTSWVRLTSGGTEIVAIVHAAPGGPDAHSLLLRDIPRTAGVTGVSAHYLLHTYLGGPTPWRGRLGALSPEQEARLRAEAAPAPDTAPYALTDADRRLLAALRTDARAGYADLAAATGSTPATVARRLTALRARGALFFDIDIEPAVLGVTVSALLWMQVAPSRLDEVATALADHDELALVAATTGPTNLVAHALCTDAEALHHYLTRRIALDAITRIETAPVLRTYKAAATLRG; from the coding sequence ATGCTCATCCTCGACGAGCTCGACCGCGCTCTCATCCACGCCCTCCACGTCGACGCCCGCGCCCCGTTCACCCTCGTCGCCGATGTGCTCGGGTCCTCCACCCAGACCGTCGCGCGCCGCTACCGCCGCCTGCACGCCGAGGCCGGGCTGAGGGTGGTCGCGCTGCCGAACCCGCGCAGTGCGCACACGGACCAGTGGTTCCTGCGGCTGACCGCCGCCACCCGTACCGCCCACGACCTGGCGGCCGCGCTGGCGCGCCGGCCCGACACCTCGTGGGTGCGGCTGACCTCCGGCGGCACCGAGATCGTCGCGATCGTCCATGCCGCGCCCGGCGGCCCGGACGCCCACTCCCTGCTGCTGCGCGACATCCCGCGCACCGCCGGTGTCACCGGCGTCTCCGCGCACTATCTGCTGCACACCTACCTCGGCGGGCCCACCCCCTGGCGCGGCCGGCTCGGCGCCCTCTCACCCGAGCAGGAGGCCCGGCTGCGCGCCGAGGCCGCCCCTGCCCCAGACACCGCTCCGTACGCCCTCACCGACGCCGACCGCCGCCTGCTCGCCGCACTGCGCACGGACGCCCGGGCCGGCTACGCGGACCTGGCGGCCGCGACCGGGTCCACGCCCGCCACCGTGGCCCGCCGGCTGACCGCGCTGCGGGCGCGCGGCGCGCTGTTCTTCGACATCGACATCGAACCGGCCGTGCTCGGCGTCACCGTCTCCGCGCTCCTCTGGATGCAGGTCGCGCCGAGCCGCCTCGACGAGGTCGCCACCGCCCTCGCCGATCATGACGAACTCGCCCTCGTGGCCGCCACCACCGGCCCCACCAACCTGGTGGCGCACGCCCTGTGCACCGACGCCGAGGCCCTGCACCACTACCTGACCCGGCGGATCGCCCTGGACGCCATCACGCGCATCGAGACCGCACCCGTCCTGCGGACGTACAAGGCCGCCGCCACCCTGCGTGGTTGA
- a CDS encoding helix-turn-helix transcriptional regulator, whose amino-acid sequence MRAARLIKMVLLLQNRPSMTAAELAAELEVSERTVTRDALALSEAGVPVYADRGRAGGYRLVGGYRTRLTGLERGEAEALFLSGLPGALRDMGLADAASSARLKVSAALLPSLRDAPVSAARRFHLDAPGWYQEPETPELLAPVAEAVWDDRWVSARYRRGDGEEVERELEPYGLVLKAGVWYVCARSGSSFRTYRVDRFTAVAVGEERFERDPDFDLPVFWEERAAEFARSILRAEVVVRLTEAGARRLPYVTDRAAAEEALAAGDAEGGRVTVTLRVESEEVAFGQLLGLGPEVEVLAPAALRERFAEAARGMAELYR is encoded by the coding sequence ATGCGTGCCGCCCGCCTCATCAAGATGGTCCTGCTCCTCCAGAACCGGCCGTCCATGACCGCCGCCGAACTCGCCGCCGAGCTGGAGGTGTCGGAGCGGACCGTCACCCGTGACGCCCTCGCCCTCTCCGAGGCGGGGGTCCCGGTGTACGCGGACCGGGGCAGGGCCGGCGGCTACCGGCTCGTCGGCGGGTACCGCACGCGGCTCACGGGCCTGGAGCGCGGCGAGGCGGAGGCGCTGTTCCTGTCGGGACTGCCGGGCGCGCTGCGGGACATGGGGCTCGCGGACGCGGCCTCCTCGGCCCGGCTGAAGGTCAGCGCGGCCCTGCTGCCCTCGCTGCGCGACGCCCCCGTCTCGGCGGCGCGGCGCTTCCACCTGGACGCCCCGGGCTGGTACCAGGAGCCGGAGACCCCGGAGTTGCTCGCGCCGGTGGCGGAGGCGGTGTGGGACGACCGGTGGGTGTCGGCGCGCTACCGGCGCGGGGACGGCGAGGAGGTGGAGCGGGAGCTCGAACCGTACGGCCTCGTCCTGAAGGCGGGCGTCTGGTACGTGTGCGCGCGCTCGGGTTCCTCCTTCCGTACGTACCGGGTGGACCGGTTCACGGCGGTGGCCGTGGGCGAGGAACGGTTCGAGCGGGACCCGGACTTCGACCTGCCCGTCTTCTGGGAGGAGCGGGCGGCGGAGTTCGCCCGGTCGATCCTGCGCGCCGAGGTCGTCGTACGGCTGACGGAGGCGGGGGCGCGCAGGCTGCCGTACGTGACGGACCGTGCCGCGGCCGAGGAGGCGCTCGCGGCGGGGGACGCCGAAGGGGGGCGGGTGACCGTGACGCTCCGGGTGGAGAGCGAGGAGGTCGCCTTCGGCCAGCTGCTCGGTCTCGGCCCGGAGGTGGAGGTCCTCGCCCCGGCCGCGCTCCGGGAGCGGTTCGCGGAGGCGGCCCGGGGCATGGCGGAGCTCTACCGGTAG
- a CDS encoding SDR family oxidoreductase — translation MTTETTPLRGRICLVAGATRGAGRAIAVQLGASGATVYVTGRTTREKLSEVGRATETIEETAELVTAAGGEGIAVPTDHLEPEQVRALVDRIDRERGRLDVLVNDVWGGEHLVTFGKKTWEMDLDGGLRMLELGVRTHVITSHAVLPLLTRNPGGLVVEVTDGTAAYNGTRFRENLFYDLAKNAPIRMAFGLSKELEEYGGTAVAVTPGWLRSEQMLAGFGVTEENWRDATEKLPDFGISESPVYVGRAVAALAADPDRHRWTGQSLSSAQLAGEYGFTDADGSRPDAWGFILASETGKPDVADYR, via the coding sequence ATGACGACTGAAACCACACCCCTGCGCGGACGGATCTGTCTGGTCGCCGGAGCCACCCGGGGCGCCGGACGGGCCATCGCCGTCCAGCTCGGCGCCTCCGGAGCCACCGTCTACGTCACGGGCCGCACCACCCGCGAGAAGCTCAGCGAGGTGGGCCGCGCCACGGAGACCATCGAGGAGACCGCCGAACTGGTGACGGCCGCCGGCGGCGAGGGCATCGCCGTCCCCACCGACCACCTGGAACCGGAGCAGGTCCGCGCCCTCGTCGACCGGATCGACCGCGAGCGGGGCCGGCTCGACGTCCTCGTCAACGACGTGTGGGGCGGCGAGCACCTCGTCACCTTCGGCAAGAAGACCTGGGAGATGGACCTTGACGGAGGTCTGCGGATGCTCGAACTCGGCGTGAGGACGCACGTCATCACCTCCCACGCGGTCCTGCCGCTGCTCACCCGCAACCCCGGCGGGCTCGTCGTCGAGGTCACCGACGGCACCGCCGCGTACAACGGCACCCGCTTCCGCGAGAACCTCTTCTACGACCTCGCCAAGAACGCCCCCATCCGGATGGCCTTCGGCCTCTCGAAGGAACTGGAGGAGTACGGCGGGACGGCCGTCGCCGTCACCCCCGGCTGGCTCAGGTCGGAGCAGATGCTCGCCGGCTTCGGCGTCACCGAGGAGAACTGGCGCGACGCCACCGAGAAGCTCCCCGACTTCGGCATCTCCGAGTCCCCGGTGTACGTCGGCCGTGCCGTCGCCGCCCTCGCCGCCGACCCCGACCGGCACCGCTGGACCGGACAGTCGCTCTCCAGCGCGCAGCTGGCCGGGGAGTACGGCTTCACGGACGCCGACGGCTCCCGGCCGGACGCCTGGGGCTTCATCCTCGCGAGCGAGACCGGAAAGCCGGACGTGGCCGACTACCGCTAG
- a CDS encoding DUF4240 domain-containing protein, whose protein sequence is MDETEFWELIDATREEAEGDPEEQADLLVERLTRLDPDSVLDYARHFEARFNRAYLWDLWGAAAVLFDGAAEETFDSFRCWLIGQGREVYEGGVHDPDALAELLGDFDVEIDGDGEEIGFAADEAYEALTGAETPDLGIPMPGGEPLGTPFDLEDDDVLAARFPRLWERFGTA, encoded by the coding sequence ATGGACGAGACCGAGTTCTGGGAGCTGATCGACGCCACCCGCGAGGAAGCCGAGGGCGACCCCGAGGAGCAGGCCGATCTGCTCGTGGAGCGGCTGACCCGGCTTGACCCCGACTCGGTGCTGGACTACGCGCGCCATTTCGAGGCCCGCTTCAACCGCGCGTACCTCTGGGATCTGTGGGGTGCCGCGGCCGTGCTGTTCGACGGGGCGGCCGAGGAGACCTTCGACTCGTTCCGCTGCTGGCTGATCGGCCAGGGCCGGGAGGTGTACGAGGGGGGCGTGCACGATCCGGACGCGCTGGCGGAGCTGCTCGGCGACTTCGACGTGGAGATCGACGGGGACGGTGAGGAGATCGGCTTCGCGGCGGACGAGGCGTACGAGGCGCTGACCGGCGCCGAGACCCCCGATCTGGGCATCCCGATGCCGGGCGGGGAGCCGCTCGGCACCCCCTTCGACCTGGAGGACGACGACGTGCTCGCGGCCCGCTTCCCCCGTCTGTGGGAGCGCTTCGGGACGGCGTAG
- a CDS encoding SDR family NAD(P)-dependent oxidoreductase → MNQLTRYEGRRALVTGGGSGIGQATVLRMLAEGGRVVAADISEDGLKDTVAKAGDAADRLTTIVVNIGDEASVRAGVAAAVETLGGLDVLVNAAGILRSSHTHETSLDAFEQVIRVNLTGTFLMIRESIPALLEGNDSAVVNFSSTSAMFAHPYMSAYAASKGGIQSMTHALAAEYAKQGIRFTAVQPGSISSGMTDGSGASKQSTGPGLPEDTDWSLFAKLAPALGQGFAGPETVAGVVAMLASEDGRFITGTEVRIDGGTHF, encoded by the coding sequence ATGAACCAGCTGACCCGTTACGAAGGACGCCGCGCACTCGTCACCGGCGGCGGCTCCGGCATCGGCCAGGCCACCGTCCTGCGCATGCTCGCCGAGGGCGGCCGGGTCGTCGCCGCCGACATCAGCGAGGACGGCCTCAAGGACACCGTCGCCAAGGCCGGCGACGCCGCCGACCGCCTCACCACGATCGTCGTGAACATCGGCGACGAGGCCTCCGTACGGGCCGGCGTCGCCGCCGCCGTCGAGACCCTCGGCGGCCTGGACGTGCTGGTCAACGCGGCCGGCATCCTGCGTTCCTCGCACACCCACGAGACGAGCCTCGACGCCTTCGAGCAGGTGATCCGGGTCAACCTCACCGGCACCTTCCTCATGATCCGCGAGTCGATCCCGGCGCTCCTGGAGGGCAACGACTCCGCCGTCGTGAACTTCTCCTCCACCTCCGCGATGTTCGCCCACCCCTACATGTCCGCCTACGCGGCCAGCAAGGGCGGCATCCAGTCCATGACCCACGCGCTCGCCGCCGAGTACGCCAAGCAGGGCATCCGCTTCACCGCCGTCCAGCCCGGCTCCATCTCCTCCGGCATGACCGACGGCTCCGGCGCCTCCAAGCAGTCGACGGGCCCCGGCCTGCCCGAGGACACCGACTGGTCCCTCTTCGCCAAGCTCGCCCCCGCCCTCGGCCAGGGCTTCGCCGGCCCCGAGACCGTCGCCGGCGTCGTCGCGATGCTCGCCTCCGAGGACGGCAGGTTCATCACCGGCACCGAGGTCCGCATCGACGGCGGGACGCACTTCTGA
- a CDS encoding TetR family transcriptional regulator — protein sequence MSTKPEGATPPTPSPPPLPSLTERRKAATQLDIARAAVELFTERGPDDTTAEDIAQRAGVALRTFYRYFRSKQDAVAPLLAGGADRWRELLAATEPGAGLPEALERSIAASLTPSSEADAEGLRWTRGLLRAAAQDPALRAVWYRVNQESEERLREVVAGLTGPDADPLEVRLAAAAATDAIRIALESWAETDAPELGEGSPAALAVRCLRELMGGMRLLRDGTGEASAP from the coding sequence GTGAGCACCAAGCCCGAGGGCGCCACGCCCCCCACCCCCTCGCCGCCCCCGCTCCCCTCGCTGACGGAGCGGCGCAAGGCGGCCACCCAGCTGGACATCGCCCGCGCCGCCGTCGAGCTCTTCACCGAGCGCGGCCCCGACGACACCACGGCCGAGGACATCGCCCAGCGGGCCGGCGTCGCCCTGCGCACCTTCTACCGCTACTTCCGCTCCAAGCAGGACGCCGTCGCCCCGCTCCTCGCGGGCGGCGCCGACCGCTGGCGGGAACTCCTCGCCGCGACGGAACCGGGCGCGGGCCTGCCCGAGGCCCTGGAGCGCTCGATCGCCGCCTCGCTCACCCCGTCGAGCGAGGCCGACGCGGAGGGCCTGCGCTGGACGCGCGGGCTGCTGCGGGCCGCCGCCCAGGACCCCGCCCTCCGGGCCGTCTGGTACCGGGTCAACCAGGAGTCCGAGGAGCGCCTGCGCGAGGTCGTCGCCGGGCTCACGGGGCCGGACGCCGACCCGCTGGAGGTACGGCTCGCGGCGGCGGCGGCCACCGACGCGATCCGGATCGCCCTGGAGAGCTGGGCCGAGACGGACGCCCCGGAGCTCGGAGAGGGCTCACCGGCCGCCCTCGCGGTGCGGTGCCTGCGGGAACTGATGGGCGGGATGCGGCTGTTGCGGGACGGGACGGGGGAGGCCTCAGCTCCGTAG
- a CDS encoding GNAT family N-acetyltransferase, producing MRIRTAVQDDDAALAELDRATWSTLHAVQPLPEPGAPFFDERHLPGHYLVAVDGGAVVGFVRVAPPTPLAATAHVRQIQGLAVAESARGKGVARALLRAAMDRAREEGAVRITLRVLGHNAPARALYASEGFAVEGVLPGEIFLDGAYVDDVLMGRSLRS from the coding sequence ATGCGCATACGTACCGCCGTGCAGGACGACGACGCCGCGCTCGCGGAGCTCGACCGGGCCACCTGGTCGACGCTTCACGCAGTGCAGCCCCTTCCGGAGCCGGGCGCGCCCTTCTTCGACGAGCGCCACCTGCCCGGGCACTACCTCGTGGCGGTGGACGGGGGAGCGGTCGTCGGTTTCGTCCGGGTGGCGCCGCCGACCCCGCTCGCCGCCACCGCCCACGTCCGCCAGATCCAGGGCCTCGCCGTGGCCGAGTCCGCCCGGGGCAAGGGCGTCGCCCGGGCGCTGCTGCGGGCCGCGATGGACCGGGCCCGGGAGGAGGGCGCCGTCCGGATCACCCTGCGGGTCCTCGGGCACAACGCGCCGGCCCGCGCGCTCTACGCCTCGGAGGGCTTCGCGGTCGAGGGCGTGCTGCCGGGGGAGATCTTCCTCGACGGGGCGTACGTGGACGACGTCCTCATGGGTCGGTCGCTACGGAGCTGA
- a CDS encoding TIGR01777 family oxidoreductase, producing MVTMQRSPIRKRVAVTGASGLIGSALVRSLRTDGHDVLRLVRRPARTADEVEWDPERLYVDAAGLVGVDAVVHLAGAGVGERRWNEAYKKEIRDSRVLGTTAISQALASLANPPEALVCGTALGWYGDTGTRAVDESAPAGTGFLPSVCVEWEAAAAPAEEAGIRVTYARTGLVVAREGGAWGRLFPVFRAGLGGRMGDGRQYWSHISLHDEVAALRHLVDTPALSGPVNLTAPEPVTNREVTAAMGRVLRRPTLFAVPAPVLKVVLGDFADDVLGSQRVLPGRLLETGFDFAFPTIDDAIRAALR from the coding sequence ATGGTCACCATGCAGCGTTCCCCCATCCGCAAGCGTGTCGCCGTCACCGGCGCCTCCGGGCTCATCGGCTCGGCCCTCGTCCGCTCCCTGCGCACCGACGGCCACGACGTCCTCCGCCTCGTCCGCCGCCCGGCCCGGACCGCCGACGAGGTCGAGTGGGACCCCGAGCGTCTCTACGTGGACGCCGCCGGGCTCGTCGGCGTCGACGCCGTCGTGCACCTGGCGGGCGCCGGCGTCGGCGAGCGCCGCTGGAACGAGGCGTACAAGAAGGAGATCCGGGACAGCCGGGTGCTCGGCACGACGGCGATCTCCCAGGCGCTCGCCTCGCTCGCGAACCCGCCGGAGGCGCTGGTCTGCGGCACGGCACTCGGCTGGTACGGGGACACCGGCACGCGCGCGGTGGACGAGAGCGCCCCCGCCGGTACGGGCTTCCTGCCCTCGGTCTGCGTGGAGTGGGAGGCTGCGGCCGCCCCCGCCGAGGAGGCCGGCATCCGGGTCACCTACGCCCGTACGGGCCTGGTGGTGGCCCGCGAGGGCGGCGCCTGGGGACGGCTCTTCCCCGTCTTCCGCGCCGGGCTCGGCGGGCGGATGGGCGACGGCCGCCAGTACTGGTCGCACATCTCCCTCCACGACGAGGTGGCCGCCCTGCGCCATCTCGTCGACACCCCCGCCCTCTCCGGTCCGGTGAACCTGACGGCCCCCGAGCCCGTCACCAACCGCGAGGTGACGGCGGCGATGGGCCGCGTGCTGCGCCGCCCGACCCTCTTCGCCGTCCCCGCGCCCGTCCTGAAGGTCGTCCTCGGCGACTTCGCCGACGACGTGCTGGGCAGTCAGCGGGTGCTGCCGGGGCGGCTGTTGGAGACCGGTTTCGACTTCGCCTTCCCGACGATCGACGACGCGATCCGCGCGGCGCTCCGCTAG
- a CDS encoding FAD-dependent oxidoreductase, whose amino-acid sequence MLSTAISAQHRDVVETVDVVIVGAGTAGLAAAHRLTGAGLAVAVLEAEPRIGGRLATDDVDGFLLDRVGPLLTLSPEELRTVPGLEGLALRPFAPGVLVHSDGRYARWGVPHPRRAAGQRGGGVHRGVGGAFSMARALASAPRNPAASLDQARLGASLVRLAATPTARLLTRPERTAREALTSRLPARTVQGVLRPLLAALLADPDLGMSSRQADLALRAFARGRPAVPEGGSAALPSRLAAGLPPGTVRTGVRVTDVSVSRVTTAEHGVIGCRSVLLATGARTAAGLLPGLRVPAFHPVTVLHHTAPVAPCGDPTLLLESDPGGPVAHTAVMSTVDPTRAPAGRALITSTVLGTPPDDTERRVRKHLATLYGTSTDDWELLALHHTPEAVPAMPPPHDTHRSVRLLAGLYVCGDHRDASTVGGALASAHRATTSLLRDLGVRTPLPERDAAA is encoded by the coding sequence GTGCTCAGTACCGCAATCAGCGCACAGCACAGGGACGTCGTGGAGACCGTCGACGTCGTCATCGTAGGAGCCGGGACCGCGGGGCTCGCGGCCGCGCACCGGCTGACCGGCGCCGGGCTCGCCGTCGCCGTCCTGGAGGCGGAACCGCGGATCGGCGGCCGGCTGGCCACCGACGACGTCGACGGCTTCCTGCTCGACCGGGTGGGCCCGCTGCTCACCCTCTCGCCCGAGGAACTGCGGACCGTGCCGGGCCTCGAAGGCCTCGCCCTCCGCCCCTTCGCCCCCGGGGTGCTCGTGCACAGCGACGGGCGGTACGCGCGGTGGGGCGTCCCGCACCCGCGCCGGGCGGCCGGCCAGCGGGGCGGCGGGGTCCACCGGGGCGTGGGGGGAGCGTTCAGCATGGCGCGCGCCCTCGCGAGCGCCCCCCGGAATCCGGCCGCCTCGCTCGACCAGGCGCGGCTCGGCGCGTCCCTCGTCCGACTCGCCGCGACGCCGACGGCGCGACTGCTGACCCGGCCGGAGCGGACCGCCAGGGAGGCCCTGACGTCCCGGCTCCCCGCCCGTACGGTCCAGGGGGTGCTGCGGCCGCTGCTCGCCGCGCTCCTCGCCGATCCGGACCTCGGCATGTCGAGCCGTCAGGCGGACCTGGCGCTACGGGCCTTCGCCCGCGGCAGGCCGGCCGTCCCCGAGGGCGGCTCGGCGGCGCTGCCCTCGCGGCTTGCGGCCGGACTGCCGCCGGGCACGGTCCGGACCGGCGTCCGGGTCACGGACGTGTCGGTCTCCCGGGTCACGACGGCCGAGCACGGGGTCATCGGCTGCCGCTCGGTCCTCCTGGCCACGGGGGCACGCACGGCGGCCGGGCTGCTCCCGGGCCTGCGGGTCCCCGCCTTCCACCCGGTCACGGTCCTGCACCACACGGCCCCCGTGGCGCCGTGCGGGGACCCGACGCTGCTCCTGGAGTCCGACCCGGGCGGTCCGGTGGCCCACACGGCGGTGATGAGCACGGTCGACCCGACGCGGGCGCCGGCGGGCCGGGCCCTGATCACCTCGACGGTCCTCGGCACCCCGCCGGACGACACGGAACGCCGGGTCCGCAAACACCTGGCCACGCTCTACGGCACCTCGACGGACGACTGGGAGCTCCTGGCCCTCCACCACACCCCGGAGGCGGTCCCCGCGATGCCGCCCCCGCACGACACCCACCGCTCGGTCCGCCTGCTTGCGGGGCTGTACGTGTGCGGCGACCACCGCGACGCGAGCACGGTCGGGGGCGCCCTGGCCTCGGCCCACCGCGCGACGACGTCCCTCCTGAGGGACCTGGGCGTCCGCACGCCCCTACCGGAACGAGACGCAGCGGCCTGA
- the lipB gene encoding lipoyl(octanoyl) transferase LipB has protein sequence MSELRFVRLGFGEEAVEYQVAWDKQREVHAARFADEIDDTCLLVEHPPVYTAGRRTQENERPLDGTPVVDVDRGGKITWHGPGQLVGYPIMKLPRPVDVVAHVRRLEEALIRTAAEFGVETTRVEGRSGVWVLGDPVEQRPSIGGLSLDFDPRLTDEEFDPRLNGPEYAPSNAGQRREDRKLAAIGIRVAKGVTMHGFALNVNPDNTWFDRIIPCGIRDAGVASLANELGRNVTIEEVLPVVERHLRDVLENADLKPREIEREGAGQAVRASA, from the coding sequence GTGAGTGAGCTGCGATTCGTCCGCCTTGGGTTCGGCGAGGAAGCCGTCGAGTACCAGGTGGCCTGGGACAAGCAGCGCGAAGTGCACGCCGCACGGTTCGCCGACGAGATCGACGACACCTGTCTGCTGGTGGAGCACCCGCCTGTCTACACGGCCGGCCGGCGCACGCAGGAGAACGAGCGGCCGCTGGACGGGACGCCGGTGGTGGACGTGGACCGCGGCGGCAAGATCACCTGGCACGGCCCCGGCCAGCTGGTCGGCTACCCGATCATGAAGCTGCCCCGCCCGGTGGACGTCGTCGCGCACGTGCGCCGCCTGGAGGAGGCCCTGATCCGTACGGCCGCCGAGTTCGGCGTGGAGACGACGCGGGTCGAGGGTCGCAGCGGGGTCTGGGTCCTGGGCGACCCGGTCGAGCAGCGCCCGTCGATCGGCGGCCTGTCGCTGGACTTCGACCCGCGGCTGACGGACGAGGAGTTCGACCCGCGCCTCAACGGTCCCGAGTACGCCCCGTCCAACGCCGGCCAGCGCCGCGAGGACCGCAAGCTCGCCGCGATCGGCATCCGGGTCGCCAAGGGCGTCACCATGCACGGCTTCGCCCTCAACGTGAACCCGGACAACACCTGGTTCGACCGGATCATCCCGTGCGGCATCCGGGACGCGGGCGTGGCCTCGCTCGCGAACGAGCTGGGCCGGAACGTCACGATCGAGGAGGTGCTCCCGGTCGTGGAGAGGCACCTGCGGGACGTCCTGGAGAACGCGGACCTGAAGCCGCGGGAGATCGAGCGCGAAGGCGCGGGCCAGGCGGTACGGGCCTCGGCCTGA
- the lipA gene encoding lipoyl synthase — protein MSAVAPDGRKMLRLEVRNAQTPIERKPEWIKTRAKMGPEYTKMQGLVKSEGLHTVCQEAGCPNIFECWEDREATFLIGGDQCTRRCDFCQIDTGKPEALDRDEPRRVGESVVTMDLNYATITGVARDDLEDGGAWLYAETVRQIHQQTADRADGRTKVELLAPDFNAVPELLKEVFDSRPEVFAHNVETVPRIFKRIRPGFRYERSLDVITQARDYGLVTKSNLILGMGETREEISEALQQLHDAGCELITITQYLRPSVRHHPVERWVKPQEFVELKEEADEIGFSGVMSGPLVRSSYRAGRLYQQAIEKRGAVDNATQAV, from the coding sequence GTGTCCGCAGTCGCCCCCGACGGACGCAAGATGCTGCGCCTGGAGGTCCGGAACGCCCAGACCCCCATCGAGCGCAAGCCCGAGTGGATCAAGACCCGCGCGAAGATGGGTCCGGAGTACACGAAGATGCAGGGCCTCGTGAAGAGCGAGGGCCTGCACACGGTCTGCCAGGAGGCGGGCTGTCCCAACATCTTCGAGTGCTGGGAGGACCGCGAGGCGACCTTCCTCATCGGCGGTGACCAGTGCACCCGGCGCTGCGACTTCTGCCAGATCGACACGGGCAAGCCCGAGGCCCTCGACCGTGACGAGCCGCGCCGCGTGGGCGAGTCGGTCGTCACGATGGACCTGAACTACGCCACCATCACGGGCGTCGCGCGCGACGACCTGGAGGACGGCGGCGCCTGGCTGTACGCGGAGACCGTGCGCCAGATCCACCAGCAGACGGCGGACCGCGCCGACGGCCGTACGAAGGTCGAGCTGCTGGCCCCCGACTTCAACGCGGTGCCGGAGCTCCTGAAGGAGGTCTTCGACTCCCGCCCGGAGGTCTTCGCGCACAACGTCGAGACCGTCCCGCGGATCTTCAAGCGGATCCGTCCGGGCTTCCGGTACGAGCGCTCCCTGGACGTCATCACCCAGGCCCGCGACTACGGTCTGGTCACGAAGTCGAACCTGATCCTCGGCATGGGCGAGACCCGCGAGGAGATCAGCGAGGCGCTCCAGCAGCTGCACGACGCGGGCTGCGAGCTCATCACGATCACCCAGTACCTGCGCCCCTCGGTCCGGCACCACCCCGTGGAGCGCTGGGTGAAGCCGCAGGAGTTCGTGGAGCTGAAGGAGGAGGCCGACGAGATCGGCTTCTCCGGTGTGATGTCGGGCCCGCTGGTCCGCTCCTCGTACCGCGCGGGCCGGCTGTACCAGCAGGCGATCGAGAAGCGCGGCGCGGTGGACAACGCCACGCAGGCGGTCTGA
- a CDS encoding DUF4191 domain-containing protein, whose amino-acid sequence MARKANTGSADAANPGRLKQIALTYQMTRKADPKVGLVVAGVGIVVLGVLLGIGFLIGHPVYLGILGFVLALLAAAIVFGRRAERAAFGQMEGQPGAAAAVLQNVGRGWTTTPAVAMNRNQDVVHRAVGRAGIVLVAEGNPNRVKTLLAAEKKRMNRVVVDVPVHDIIVGDGEGQVPLKKIRTTMLKMPRVLTGPQVTAANDRLRAMGDLMSNMPLPKGPMPKGMRMPRGGKMR is encoded by the coding sequence ATGGCGAGGAAGGCAAACACGGGCAGCGCTGACGCTGCGAACCCCGGGCGACTGAAGCAGATCGCCCTCACGTACCAGATGACCCGAAAGGCGGACCCGAAGGTCGGTCTGGTCGTCGCGGGCGTGGGCATCGTCGTACTCGGTGTCCTCCTCGGGATCGGCTTCCTCATCGGTCATCCGGTCTACCTGGGCATCCTGGGCTTCGTCCTGGCGCTCCTGGCGGCGGCCATCGTCTTCGGACGACGTGCCGAGCGCGCGGCCTTCGGGCAGATGGAGGGCCAGCCGGGCGCGGCCGCGGCGGTGCTGCAGAACGTCGGGCGCGGCTGGACGACGACCCCCGCGGTCGCGATGAACCGCAACCAGGACGTCGTGCACCGCGCGGTCGGCCGGGCCGGCATCGTCCTGGTGGCCGAGGGCAACCCGAACCGGGTCAAGACCCTGCTCGCGGCCGAGAAGAAGCGGATGAACCGCGTCGTGGTGGACGTGCCGGTGCACGACATCATCGTCGGCGACGGCGAGGGCCAGGTGCCGCTGAAGAAGATCCGTACGACCATGCTCAAGATGCCCCGCGTGCTCACCGGCCCGCAGGTCACCGCGGCCAACGACCGGCTGCGGGCGATGGGCGACCTGATGAGCAACATGCCGCTGCCGAAGGGTCCGATGCCGAAGGGCATGCGGATGCCGCGCGGCGGAAAGATGCGCTGA